From the Thermococcus sp. Bubb.Bath genome, the window AGCTGGGTGAATGCAGGAGCGTACTCGCCAACAGTTCCAACGCGGAAGCCCATCTCCTCAGCTTCCTCCCTGCTATCGGCGCCAACATCAATCACTATGGTGTCCCAGTCAGCTGCTTTCTTCCTGTCTTCAGGGGTTTGAATGTGCGGCGGAATGTGGCCGACGACGCCGTAGCGCTCCCCCTTGTCCGTGAAGAAGCGAATCCTCTGGGCAACGAGGTTCCTCGGATCAACGCCACCAATCGGAACCACGTGTAGGTAGCCCTCCTTGTCGATGTAGTTCACCATGAGGCCAATCTTGTCCATGTGGGCGGCTATCATGACCTTCGGCCCGTTTCCCTTCTTGTGGGCGATAACGTTGCCCAGCTTGTCGACCCTTATCTCATCGACTACGGGCTTCAGCTGCTCTATGACAACATCCCTTATTCCGAGAAACTCATAGCCAGAAACGCCTGGAGCTTCAACGATTTTCTTAAGCAGTTCCATATCAACCATGGCTTTCGCCTCCTTTAGATTTTCATCTTAATGGTCTTCGGTTGGATATTTAAGGTTTTAGGTGGTTTTGCACAGAAAAAAAGATAACACCTATAGAGAGTCCACCTAAGGTTAACACCCACAAGCCAGAGAAAAAGCTTAGGAACGTAAAATTGGTACTGAGAGGCCATTAGGCCTCCGGCTCTGCGAGGACCTTTATCTTCCTTATCTCGGCCCTCTTTATTGGGTAGATCTTCCTAGCTTCCTTAGCGATCTCGCCGGCTATCTGTCCGCTGACGGACTGGAGAACGAAGTCAGTGAAGTTGAGCTCCCCAGCCTTCTTGTAAATTATGTCCCTGATGATCTCCCTGATTGCCCTCTCCTGACTGGTCTGGATTCTCCTGTAGGCTATGACCATGCCCATAACGCGGAGCTTGTAGCCGTCCTTGGTGGTGACATTGTATATGCCGTCGATCCTGGTTGTCCTCCTCCTGACGAGCGAGCGGATGTAACTCCTCGCGAGGGTGTGTCCCTTGAACTTGGTGTAGGCGTTCTGTCCCTTAACGTCGTACACCTGGAATATCAGCTTAACGTGCCCCTTCGTGAAGTCCCCGGTAACGTCCTTGAGGGTGGTCTCGATGACCCTTCCCACGACCTTCTCCGGCTCATCAGCTGGGGTAAGCCCTATCTCCCTGCTCCCGAAGAAGTCAGGAGCGTAAACAGCAAACCACTCCTTCAACTTCCACTTATCCTTTGCCGCAGCGGCCCTTTTTCTCGGATTAGCCTTCGCCATCTTAACACCTCCGGTTCAGACCTTTTCGGTGATTTCTTCGGCGATCTTGACCGAAAACACCAGATCGTCAAGCGCTTTGATGAGTGTATCAACCTCACCCCGGTATTTAACCTTTGTCCTGACGCTTCCATCTTCGCATAGGGTTTCCACATTTAAACTTTTCTTAAGGCCCGGGGGGATGCTCACGTTGTCCACCTGGACTGACTCGGCAACGGCCCTCGCCTTCGTGGGATTCTCGTAGTGCCACATTATCTCCACCCTGGCCTCAATCTCCATCCTTCCTCACCTGCTTTCCTAGGGTCTCGTCGAACAGCTTAATGAACTCATCTAGACGGGACTTCGGGAAGCGTATTCCAGCGGCTATGGCGTGTCCACCCCCTTCTCCACCGAGCTTCTCGGCCACTTCCCTCAGAGCTTCCCCAAGGTGGTAACCCTTCGCAAGCGCCCTCTCCGTCGTCCTGGCTGAGCCTTTCACGAGGCTCTCGTCCTCATCGCTGTCCGCTATTACCACAACCGGCTTCTCAGGGTCGGCCAGTCCGCCGTTTATCGCTATGTTGGCCGCTATACCAACGAGTGTATCGCGGATGTTCTTGCCGGCGTAGAAGACGTAGGAGTGCTCTCCTTCCTCCGCCATGCTCCAGTTCTGCACGATGAACTTCCTGGCCTCTATCTGCTCCCTCTTGTAGTCATCGAGCATTTTCCTGGCCTTTCTGTAGGCCTCCTCGTCGCCGAGGCAGATGGCCACGCCTACAGTCCCTGCGTTCAGCCTTCCTGTCGCGTTCAGTAGCGTGGCGAACTCCCTGGCCTCGTGTCTGGGGTCTCCTTCGGGATAAAGAGGGCTGAGGACAACATCACCTATGAGGCGGTCTATTACCTCCTTAGGAGCGTTGTGCTTTATCATATGGAGAACCAGGGCATCATGAAGCCGTTTCTTTTCCTCCTCTCTGAGCTGCCAGTAGTGAATGTCCGGGTCAAAGCCCTTCGTGCGGAGCCATTCTATGGCCTTCCTCTCGTCCCCCGTTATCTCCGGTATCTCTGGGTTGGTGGCGTAGGCGAGCATCTGCCTTAGGGGCCGGCTTTCCCTGCCGAAGAGCCTGAGCTCCTTTCTGACCTCAAGGGTACCCAGTTCCTTCCCATCTTCAAGGATGTCGATGTTCATGCCATGGAACTGGCCATCTATCTCCTGCATATCTCCAACGGCCCCAACGGTCGCAATGTATGCAAGATCCCTGTTGTCGCGGTTCATTTCCTTGGCAATGAAGTACGCGACGCCGGAGCCGCTCAAATCGCGGACGCTGTTGGCACCGAACGGAACCGGGTTAACGATAACGTGTGAATCCGATGAAAAGGAGTCCCTCTCCGGAGGGTGGTGGTCGGCAACGACGACCGTCGCATCTTCCAAGTGTTCCTCGATGAGCGAGACAGAACCGCTGCCGAGATCGCTGAAAACGTAGATTTTCCTCTTCTCAGCCGCCAGCTCCTTTATTAGCTCTTCACTGACCTGTTTGACTATACTGAGCTGGAACCTGCCGCCTTCCCTCGTCACTGCCTTCGCCAGAATCGCCCCCGCGGTTATACCATCGGCATCACGGTGGGAGATGAGTCTGATAGTGTGGCCTAGCTCGATGTGCATCTTGATTAACTCGGCCCCTTCCCTGACGCGCTCAAGGAAAGCTCCCTTGTCCATGCTATCACCTTAAGAAGAAGGAAAAGGGTCAGCGGACAAGGAGCCTTGCCTGCTCCGGATCGTAGCGCCACTTGGCCGGGAGCTTGCCCGTCCTGCGGTAGTACTTGACGAGGCGCCTGATCTTGCTCTCGGTGAGCTGGAGGCCGCGCCTTGAGTGGATGTCCCTCGGGTGCTGCTCAAGGTGCTTCCTAAGGTTGACGGCCTTCCTGATGAGGGACATGAGGTCCTCCGGAATGTCAGGAGCGAGACCGTTCTCCTCGAGGATCTTGGTTATCTTCTTCCCGGTTATCAGCTTGACGCTCGGGATGCCGTACTGATCGCGGAGAATCGTCCCTACCATGGCCGCGCTGTATCCTTCCTTCCTGAGCTTGATAACGAGCCCTTCAACCTCCTCCGCCGTGTACTCAACCCAGGCCGGCGGGGCGGTCCTCGGTGGCTTCTTTGAACCGGATTTTCCCCTCTTTCTCGCGTGTATCCTTGCCATATCATACACCTCCGGGTGACGGCCAGCTAAAGCCAGCCGCCCCTTCGCATCGGCGTTGCGGAAGGAGTTTAAAAAGGTTTGCCCGCTTTCGGACGGAGGAGGAATTACTAAAAAACAAAGTTTTTAAATCCCAAATTCAAATAGTTATCATGCGAACCTTGAGGAACCTGTCTCAGAAAGAGCTGGAGGAAGTGCAAAAACTGACGCTGGAACTCAGAGAGAAAGGATTAAGCTACTCGCAGATTGTAAGAAAAATCTCAGAAGAGCTCGACGTGAAGGTTTCCAAAGCGACGGTTCTTCGCTGGTGCAAAGGGACACATAACACGTTCAACAAGATGAAAAGGGTAAACCTCGATTCGTCTCCTGCGCTCGCATACATAATCGGGGTTTATTTTGGAGACGCCACAGCGACTAAAGGGGCAGAATACAAATACAACGTCAAATTAAAGGTAGTGGACAAAGAATTCGCAGACGCGTTTGCTGAGGCATTAAAAGATATTGGACTAAAACCAAGGTCAGGATTCGAGAACGACAGGACAAGAAGCGGTCGCTGGTACGTTGAGACATCCAGCAAGAGTCTTTACCTGTACCTGAAGGGGTCAAAAGAGCGTCTTTTTGAAGTGGCAACGAAATATCCGAGGGAATTCCTGAGGGGATTCTTTGACAGCGAGGGGAGCGCTATCATCACAAGGAATCGTATTAGAGTAGAAGCTTGTAACTACAATAAGGAAGTCCTGGAATTCTGTCAGGAATTGCTAAACGGACTCGATATATATTCCAAGATATACAGAACAAAAAGAAAAGGACAACCTGTAGTCATAAGAGGGGAGCAATATCATTACACTTCCGACCTGTTCACACTTAAGATATATCGACTCGAAAGTGTTTACAGATACATGCGTGAAGTCGGATTCACTATATCCCGAAAACAGAACAAGTTGATCAACTTTTTTGGGTTATCACAACAGAAAACACAAAAATTGGAAGAAAACTACACAAAAAGTTCTATATAGCGGGGGGCCGATTTGAACGGCCGACCTCCGGGTTATGAGCCCGGCGGGCACTCCTAGCTGCCCCACCCCGCTGCTCGACCCGTTCTTAATGAACCGTACAGGGTTTATAAATCTTGCGGATACGGATTTATAACTCCGGGCCCCCTAATTTTCACGGTGATAGAATGTACCTCACGAAGGAAGAGGAGCTTATTCTGGCTGGAGAGTACGGCTATGCGCTCCAGAAGGCAATGGAGATACTGGTTGCACTCGGCGACATCTACGGTGCCGATCAGCTCATCCCAATCAAGAGCGCCCAGGTGGCTGGGGTTTCATACAAGAACATCGGTGAGGCAGGTGTTGAGTTCCTGAGGGACTTCGTTAATGCTGGAGCAAAGGTCTCCGTCTACACAACGCTGAACCCGGCCGGGATAGGCGACGATGAATTCATGGAGAAGCAGATGCAGGTTATTGAGCTTTACAGGGAGATGGGCATAGAAACCACATCCACCTGCACCCCCTACTACGGCGCAAACCTTCCCAAGTTCGGCGACCACATAGCCTGGAGCGAGAGCTCAGCGGTGATTTTCGCGAACTCCGTGATAGGTGCGAGAACCAACAGGGAGGGCGGGCCTTCGAGCCTCGCCGCTGCAATCGTTGGCAAGACCCCTAACTACGGCCTTCACCTCGACGAGAACAGAAAAGCAACGGTGATGGTGGACGTTCAGGCCAAAGTGGAAACTTTTGTGGACTACGCGGCCCTGGGATACCACCTCGGCAGAACCCTTGGCAACGACGTGCCATACATCAGAGGAATAAAACCCGCCATGACGGAGTTTTTAAAGGAAATGGGGGCGGCGATGGCCGCGAGCGGGAGCGTGGCTCTCTACCACGTCGAAGGTGAAACACCGGAGTATAGAGAAGCCATAACCGACAAATTGGAAACGATAACCGTCGAAGATTCCGACATAAAAGCGGTGAGGGAGCAGTTCAGCGAGGAATGGAGTGGGATAGACATGATACTCATCGGCTGCCCCCACGCCTCCCTGCCAGAGATCAAGGAGATAGCGGAACTCCTGAGGGTGCGCGGGAGGCCGCTCAAGATACCGCTCTTCATAACGGCGAGCAGGGCCGTGAAGGCTTTAGCAGATGCCCTTGGTTACACTGAAACCATAGAGCGCTACAACGGCAGGATCATACCCGATTCCTGCTTCGTGGTATCTCCGATAAAGGGCTGGTACAGCGGGATAGCGACCAACAGTGGTAAGAGTGCCTTTTACTTCCGCTCGTTCGGCTTCAACGTGCGGCTCGACGACGCGGAGAACCTGATAAAGGAGGCTCCGTGAGGTGAGAAAATGAAGCTCAAGGGGAAGAAGGTTGTGGGTGGAAAAGCTGAGGGAGAGCTCATAGTCTCTCAAAAGCCCCTCTCCTTCCTCGGTGGCGTCGACCCGGAGACGGGAATCGTTACCGATGCAGAGAGCGACATCAGAGGGGAGAGCATAGCAGAGAAGATACTGGCCTTCCCTCGCGGCAAAGGCTCGACGGTTGGCTCCTACGTCATCTACGCGCTCAAAAAGAACGGAAAGGCCCCGAAGGCGATAATCGTTGGTGAAGCCGAGACGATAGTGGCAACCGGTGCCATAATAGCGGGAATTCCAATGGTACAGGGGATAGACGTTTCAAAGCTGAGGAGTGGAATGAGGGTTATGGTTGACGCAGAAACCGGAGAGGTCGAAATCAAAGGGGAAGAGTAGACTTTTAAGGCCCCGTTCAAAAGACATACAGTGAGTTGAGATGAGACGGGGAGTATACGAGTGCCTCAGATGTGGCCACAGGGAGGTCATGGACTCGACGGAGCCGCTACTTGAGGGAGCCTGCCCGAAGTGCGGCGGAGACATGATACTCATCGGATACGTCGACGAAGAGGGACCAGGGGCAAAAAAGCAGCCGATGAAAGCTCCTTCAAACGTCCCCCAGGTTCTCCCTCAGGAGGTAGAATCGCTCCTCAAAAAGTTCTACTCCCTTCAGCCCCTGGGAGAGGAGGGGGGAACCTTCGTCTTCTCCGTGTTGGAGATCCATGAGAAAGACTTCGAGAAGGTTCTCCACGAACTTGAGGAAAAGGGCTACTGGGCGGCACTGAAGAGGGATGGAGAGAGGGTTTTGCTCTATATCTTCCCCGCGGCGGAAGTCAAGCCCGACAACCCCAAGATAGGGATAGCCCTCTTCCTTCTCACGGTGCTCTCAACCCTCTGGGCAGGCTACGTTCTGGCCCGCAGCTACATTGCATCGCTGGACGAGTTCGGCCTCCCGGGGTATAGGAACCCCTACGTCATAGCGCTCGCCTTTTCCCTGAGCATCCTTGGGATACTTGGAACCCACGAGATGGGCCACAAGATAGCGGCCACCCTTCACGGCGTGAAATCCACATATCCCTACTTTATACCGTTTCCAAACATACTTGGAACACTGGGGGCAGTGATACGCGTTAAGTCCCCCATTCCAACCAGAAAAGCTGCGATAGACCTCGGCGTTAGCGGGCCAATAGCGGGCATCCTGGTGGCGATTCCTGTGACTGTAATAGGCCTTCGACTCTCAGTTGTGGTCCCCATGAGTATCGTCCCTCACACTGGCAACGAGTTCTACATGGGCTCCAACCTTCTCTTCATGTTCCTGGAAAAGCTGGCACTCGGAAGCGCGGCCAGCGGGGACGTCATGGTGTTCCTGCACCCCGTGGCCATGGCAGGATGGGTTGGAATACTCGTCACATTCCTCAACTTAATCCCCGCTGCCCAGCTTGACGGTGGTCACGTTGCGAGGGCATTCATGAATGCCAGAAACCACGAGTACTTAACCCTGGCCCTTGGGTTCGGCCTCATGTTTCTGAGCTATTTCTGGGTTGGGTGGCTCCTCTGGGGGATACTCGTCCTGTTCATTGGAAAAGCCGGAAATCCGGGGGCCCTTGATGAGGTCTCACCGATCCCAACGAGCAGAAAACTCCTGGCACT encodes:
- a CDS encoding DUF126 domain-containing protein; translated protein: MKLKGKKVVGGKAEGELIVSQKPLSFLGGVDPETGIVTDAESDIRGESIAEKILAFPRGKGSTVGSYVIYALKKNGKAPKAIIVGEAETIVATGAIIAGIPMVQGIDVSKLRSGMRVMVDAETGEVEIKGEE
- a CDS encoding aconitase X catalytic domain-containing protein: MYLTKEEELILAGEYGYALQKAMEILVALGDIYGADQLIPIKSAQVAGVSYKNIGEAGVEFLRDFVNAGAKVSVYTTLNPAGIGDDEFMEKQMQVIELYREMGIETTSTCTPYYGANLPKFGDHIAWSESSAVIFANSVIGARTNREGGPSSLAAAIVGKTPNYGLHLDENRKATVMVDVQAKVETFVDYAALGYHLGRTLGNDVPYIRGIKPAMTEFLKEMGAAMAASGSVALYHVEGETPEYREAITDKLETITVEDSDIKAVREQFSEEWSGIDMILIGCPHASLPEIKEIAELLRVRGRPLKIPLFITASRAVKALADALGYTETIERYNGRIIPDSCFVVSPIKGWYSGIATNSGKSAFYFRSFGFNVRLDDAENLIKEAP
- a CDS encoding KEOPS complex subunit Pcc1, whose amino-acid sequence is MEIEARVEIMWHYENPTKARAVAESVQVDNVSIPPGLKKSLNVETLCEDGSVRTKVKYRGEVDTLIKALDDLVFSVKIAEEITEKV
- a CDS encoding LAGLIDADG family homing endonuclease, which produces MRTLRNLSQKELEEVQKLTLELREKGLSYSQIVRKISEELDVKVSKATVLRWCKGTHNTFNKMKRVNLDSSPALAYIIGVYFGDATATKGAEYKYNVKLKVVDKEFADAFAEALKDIGLKPRSGFENDRTRSGRWYVETSSKSLYLYLKGSKERLFEVATKYPREFLRGFFDSEGSAIITRNRIRVEACNYNKEVLEFCQELLNGLDIYSKIYRTKRKGQPVVIRGEQYHYTSDLFTLKIYRLESVYRYMREVGFTISRKQNKLINFFGLSQQKTQKLEENYTKSSI
- a CDS encoding site-2 protease family protein, with protein sequence MRRGVYECLRCGHREVMDSTEPLLEGACPKCGGDMILIGYVDEEGPGAKKQPMKAPSNVPQVLPQEVESLLKKFYSLQPLGEEGGTFVFSVLEIHEKDFEKVLHELEEKGYWAALKRDGERVLLYIFPAAEVKPDNPKIGIALFLLTVLSTLWAGYVLARSYIASLDEFGLPGYRNPYVIALAFSLSILGILGTHEMGHKIAATLHGVKSTYPYFIPFPNILGTLGAVIRVKSPIPTRKAAIDLGVSGPIAGILVAIPVTVIGLRLSVVVPMSIVPHTGNEFYMGSNLLFMFLEKLALGSAASGDVMVFLHPVAMAGWVGILVTFLNLIPAAQLDGGHVARAFMNARNHEYLTLALGFGLMFLSYFWVGWLLWGILVLFIGKAGNPGALDEVSPIPTSRKLLALLALLLFVVSATPAPFYTG
- a CDS encoding DHH family phosphoesterase, with protein sequence MDKGAFLERVREGAELIKMHIELGHTIRLISHRDADGITAGAILAKAVTREGGRFQLSIVKQVSEELIKELAAEKRKIYVFSDLGSGSVSLIEEHLEDATVVVADHHPPERDSFSSDSHVIVNPVPFGANSVRDLSGSGVAYFIAKEMNRDNRDLAYIATVGAVGDMQEIDGQFHGMNIDILEDGKELGTLEVRKELRLFGRESRPLRQMLAYATNPEIPEITGDERKAIEWLRTKGFDPDIHYWQLREEEKKRLHDALVLHMIKHNAPKEVIDRLIGDVVLSPLYPEGDPRHEAREFATLLNATGRLNAGTVGVAICLGDEEAYRKARKMLDDYKREQIEARKFIVQNWSMAEEGEHSYVFYAGKNIRDTLVGIAANIAINGGLADPEKPVVVIADSDEDESLVKGSARTTERALAKGYHLGEALREVAEKLGGEGGGHAIAAGIRFPKSRLDEFIKLFDETLGKQVRKDGD
- a CDS encoding 30S ribosomal protein S3ae, whose product is MAKANPRKRAAAAKDKWKLKEWFAVYAPDFFGSREIGLTPADEPEKVVGRVIETTLKDVTGDFTKGHVKLIFQVYDVKGQNAYTKFKGHTLARSYIRSLVRRRTTRIDGIYNVTTKDGYKLRVMGMVIAYRRIQTSQERAIREIIRDIIYKKAGELNFTDFVLQSVSGQIAGEIAKEARKIYPIKRAEIRKIKVLAEPEA
- a CDS encoding 30S ribosomal protein S15, with the translated sequence MARIHARKRGKSGSKKPPRTAPPAWVEYTAEEVEGLVIKLRKEGYSAAMVGTILRDQYGIPSVKLITGKKITKILEENGLAPDIPEDLMSLIRKAVNLRKHLEQHPRDIHSRRGLQLTESKIRRLVKYYRRTGKLPAKWRYDPEQARLLVR